The sequence GGCACCACCACTCATGCCGTAGGTATAACTAGGACTTAGATACCACCCGACTTTCTTTGTTGTCCAAAACATAAAATCTGCGACGAAGGAAACTCCTGATTGAAGGCCACTACTGGGGGAGCTTGTTTTCCTCCAGATAGCAGGCCCTAAGCCTACGCCAAGCTCAATATCGGATGCCAACTCAAATGGTTTTTTAAAGATGATTTGGGCGCCGAGCTCTTTTGGATTGGATGTACTCAGATACTGCGTTTCCACCTCAATTTCTAATTGATGTTCAATCGCCGTAAATTCAACAGCCAATGAAGTGCCATAGGCTTTTGAACCATCTACTGTATTTTTCTCCATTGCGGGACCTACCAACAAAATCAGTGTACGGTCATCAATAGACTCTTCCGCATTTACTACTGCGCTATAAATACTGGAGACTAAAGCCAAGGCAAACAAAACAACTTTGATCGCTTTCATATAAAACCCTAAACAAATGTGTGATGCTCAATCGCAATAGATTGAGTACGGAGCTATTTGTTTAAGCGCTTCTGGGCGGATACTCGATGAAAGCAGGAAAAGATTGAATCAGAAAAATTGGCTCAGAAAAAATATGGCCAGAGGAGTGAATTACCACTTGCCCGCCCTCGAAGCTCACCATCCCTATTACTGAAATATGATGACATTGATGGTCACTAGAGTGCTCATCCAAATCACTAGAGCCCGCTTGAACCTGATGATCATCGTGGGCTATTTGAAATAAGCCATTGCTAGATTGATCATCATTCCAAGCAATTTGGACCACACCTTCCTGAGCTTGATGTGATTGCTCGTGAGCCATCCCGAACACAGGCATAAAAGCTGTATTGAATAAAAAGATGAGGGTGGCAATAGACATCAAACGCATAGCTTGATTCTAAGTGAATCTAATTAGTCGAACCGCAAATGAAAAAACCACCCGAGGGTGGTTTTGGTGTTTCTTGGTGGCCCGGGGCGGAATCGACCAGGGCCGAGGATGTCTGACTCTAGTTAAGAATTAGGCCTTGGTATGAATCTCTTTTAAGCTCATTGAGTCCAGCTTTTCTAACGGCATAGACGCTAAAAGCTCGATACGCTTTTTCAAACCAATCATGACATCTTTGAAGGCTCGCTTCTTATCTTCGTCTGTCCCTTGAACTTGTGATGGATCAGGAAAGCCCCAATGAGCTGTCGCTGGGTTACCGGGCCATACTGGACAGACTTCACCGGCGGCATTGTCACAAACAGTCACAATGAAATCCATCTTGGGGGCATCGGGCAGGCCATACTCATCCCAACTCTTACTTCTCAACTTGCTTTGATCGTATCCCATTTCTTTAGTCAATTCAGCCGCAAATGGGTTGACTGAAGTGCCAGGAGTTGATCCTGCGGAATAACCAACAAATAATCCACTTTGATGTGTAGATGCCAAAGCCTCTCCCAATACTGAGCGAGCGGAGTTGTGGGTACATAGAAAGAGAATGTTGTATTGCTTCATTTGGCTTAGATCCTACTTTTTGTTGTTTGATATTTGATTGTACGGAATCTATTTTGCTAATCTATGACAGTTTTATTACAGCCAGTTACTCATTACACTCTACCTATGACCGACCTTCCTAATATCGACAAAGCACTATTTCAAAATCCTTACCTTGAACAGCTTCAAGCTGGCGCTCCGTTAAATCATCCTCCTAAGATATTGCTGTTGTATGGCTCATTGAGAGAAAGATCGTTTAGTCGCCTTTTAGCAGAAGAAGCGGAACGCATATTAAAGGCGATGGGCTGTGAGACTAAGTTTTTTAATCCTCATGGATTGCCGCAAGTAGATGACGCTCCCGAAACACATCCCAAAGTAGTAGAACTCAGAGGACTTGTAGAGTGGTCAGAGGGAATGATTTGGAGTAGTCCAGAGCGCCATGGCGCTATGACAGGGCTGATGAAATCTCAAATCGATTGGATACCACTTAGCGTTGGCGCTGTCAGACCCTCTCAAGGCAAAACTTTAGCTTTATTACAAGTGAGCGGTGGTTCGCAATCTTTTAATGCGCTCAATCAAATGCGAATTCTAGGTAGATGGATGAGGATGATCACAATTCCCAATCAATCGTCAGTGCCCAAAGCATTTCTAGAGTTTGAGGATAACAATCGCATGAAACCTTCGGCCAATTACGATCGAGTAGTTGATGTCATGGAAGAGCTTGTTAAATTTACCTTATTGACTCGCTCAGTTTCAACTTATTTGACCGATCGCTACAGTGAGCGAAAAGAGTCGGCCGAGGAATTATCAAAGCGGGTTAATCAAAGAGCTATTTGATTGAATTGTCGTTTTAAACGACATCTACTGACACAGGGATGTCTAATTGCTTCGTCCTTTAAAAGGACAGTTCATGATGGGGATATCCGGCTCTTATGGTGGCTAATCCAGCCCGCCCAAAAGAAAATGCCCCGCATGAGCAGGGCATTATTTGAATTTGGTGGCCCGGGGCGGAATCGAACCACCGACACAAGGATTTTCAATCCTCTGCTCTACCGACTGAGCTACCAGGCCAAGACTTGGAATTATAGCGGAACTGTTTTTAAGCTGTCTAAATGTGTCCACTGTGGTTAACTCTTCTAAAAAGCTATTGATCCTGCGGCTTGGTGGGGATTTTCTATCCTGTCTGCGGTAAGCGTTGCGTAGAGGATAACTAATCCTCTATCTATCGAGGCTTGATATGAGCGGCCGCTAACGACCCAAAGCAGCCGTTAAAGACTTAAAACTTAAACCTTAATTCAGCGCCACCACCGTATTCATGACCATATGTGTTGTATGAGGCAACAACACCTATGCGTGCAGAAATTTCTTTCGTAATTCCGCCTTGAATACCCAAGCCCACCATATTAGAAACTGGTCCCATGTTAGCGCCGACTTGAGCAAATGATTGGGTATTGCCGTTAAAGGAAGTGGTTGCTGTCACTGTATGAGCTGAAGCGCTGTTGGCATACCAGTCATAACCAAACTTATAAAACCCAATTAAAGACAGTGGGTCATTTGTACCCTTTAGTAGCGGGTAAATAAAATCTGCTCCAGCAAATGTCACTGCAGTGTAAGCGGTTGCTGAATTAATACCGTAGTTAAAGGTATTACCACCCTGCTCACTTGCGCCACCCATCCAGAGCTGCGAGTAAGAAGCTCCTAGAAATGGTGACACAGTAAAGTTTTGAGCTTGATATGCTTTAGCCAGCTTTGCAGCTGCATATACTCCATTAGATTTAAATGAGCTAGTTGCATTACCGCCGACTAAATCTCCCACATTGGGAGCGCTTCTATTGGCATTGGTGCTGCCATACATATATCCCAAAGCTCCAGAGAGCTTTACTTGCTCAGCAAAATTGAGCGCACCATATAAGCCAGCATAAAAGTTCGTTGTGTTGAAATTTTGAGTAACCTGCTGACTCTCAGTCATCGATGTACTACCGGTGCCTGCAAAAACGCCGAATCCGCCATCCTTAGAGCGCTTAATGTCACCACCAAAAATAACGTCATACAAGTTATATCCAAAGCCAGCAAGGTTGTTGTAATTATTTACTGTTCCCTTAACTGCCGCAGCATCAGCCCAGATATAGCGACCTTCGTCATCTTGATAAACCTTGGTGGATGGTGATGCACTCATTGGTGCATGGATGCGGTCCATTACAGTATTGGTAATGTGCGCCATTTGCTCAAGTCCAATAGTCATATTAGATGAGTAACCTTCAGCGTGAACGTTTTGCAACTGATTTACTTGAGCTTGCGTTAAACCACTGACCGCTGAACCTATTGTTACCCCATTGGATTGCACAGTGGCATTGGCTGCTTGGCCAGCAAATACATACGCTAAATTTGTACCGGCACTACTTCCAGCAACTACTGGCGATGCGGCGACTGTCTTAGTTGTTTGTAAATCCCAAGTAGTTCCTGATGAATTATTTAAAACCCATGAAGTAGTAACCAGGCCGCCGACAAAAGCGCCAGTAGTGGTGGCTGTATTGATATTTAAAGCAGAAAATCCATTCAAAACTGAACCATAGGTAGTTGTATTGAGTGGAATAGTTGATTGTGAAGCGATCCCAAAATCCATTGTCCCAGAACCCGATTGAAGACGTATCTGACCATAATCAGTTGGACTATTAATGATTACATTGTATGTACCCGGAAGTTTCCCGTTATAAAAAAGGGAGCCATTTGAATTGTTAATTACCCCAATTGTTCCTCCATTCTGGATTCCTTCTACTCCACCACTGATTCTCCCTGTATTGGTGATAGTGTTGATTGTCCCTGCGTTGGCGATACCATAAGTGGAACCAGATCCAATTACTCCCGAATTGATGATCGATCCAATATAACCCCCCGCTTGGTTTTGAATAGCATTGCCCCCAGTTGGCGTTATGGATCCAGCATTAGTTAGGGTCGTAATTGAGCCAGATGGCCCGACGGTAACACCACCGGAACCAGTAAAGCTGCCAATCGTCCCGTTATTCACAAAATTCCCTACTGGAGTACCAATAGCAACTGAAGCAGTAGAGCCAGAATTAATTGTTCCATTATTAATAAATGATGAAAATGTTCCGCCAGTCGTAACCCTCACGGAGTAGATCCCCGTTGAACTAATGGCAAAATCATTAACAAGCACACCTGCATTTGAATTGATTACCAAGTTTGTGCAGTTAGCAGTTGGGCTTGTATTGTCAGTACAAGATACCGCTAAGCTGATATTGGCGTAGCCAACTCCAAAGGCAATCAATGCTGCTTGTATTAGGGACAGTAATTTTATTTTCATTATATTTACTCGTTTTTATAAACATTAACTATGCCACCACAAGCGGCAAAACATTGCCTGTAGGATTCATCACAATTCCAATAGTTTGGATTGACTGAACAATACTGTGGATTAGGATTACATTTTTTTACGTCATCATGACTTTGCGCACGGTTTACGCAAGCCTGATAGCTGAAGCTATTTTGCTGATGGCAGGTATTTACATTTGCTTGCGCTTGGGCTTGAGCACCGTTATAGCAAACATTCTTAGTATTCATGCACTGGACCGCACAAGTCTTTCCAGACTCACTGTGCGGAGCAATATATTCGTAGCGATAGGTAGTACAGGAACCAAGCAATAAGACTGCTAAACAGGATGCTGTAAGTAGCTTAATATTCATGCAGATAGATCATTATTAGAATTGAAGGTATTTTATATGTTTAGAGTCCTATTCGCCCTACATTTGTGCATATCCTTACCTGTTTTAGCGCTAGAAAAGGCTCAGGGTGTTGTTTACTGTCATGGCAAAACTGTTCTAGAGTACCGACCAGTCAACCCTGAGAAGGATGGAACTGCGTCTGATGTTGATTTGACCGTTAATGGCAAGACCTTTCGCTTCATGACAGCCTACTCTTGGTTCGGGGCTAATCAAGCAGCTCCCAAGGGATTCAAGTTCGCAATTCTTGGTGAAAAGCAATTTGATCCGTTGCTAGTATTTGATGGCTACCTTGTAGATGCCAATAAGAATAAATACATTAAGTGCAATTAATGTCTGTCTCTTATTGGCCGATAGCTGCCATTGAGCGTCCCATAACTAGACGCCGAATAAATATGTTCCATTTAGAACAGGTAATTAA comes from Polynucleobacter sp. MWH-Svant-W18 and encodes:
- a CDS encoding autotransporter domain-containing protein: MKIKLLSLIQAALIAFGVGYANISLAVSCTDNTSPTANCTNLVINSNAGVLVNDFAISSTGIYSVRVTTGGTFSSFINNGTINSGSTASVAIGTPVGNFVNNGTIGSFTGSGGVTVGPSGSITTLTNAGSITPTGGNAIQNQAGGYIGSIINSGVIGSGSTYGIANAGTINTITNTGRISGGVEGIQNGGTIGVINNSNGSLFYNGKLPGTYNVIINSPTDYGQIRLQSGSGTMDFGIASQSTIPLNTTTYGSVLNGFSALNINTATTTGAFVGGLVTTSWVLNNSSGTTWDLQTTKTVAASPVVAGSSAGTNLAYVFAGQAANATVQSNGVTIGSAVSGLTQAQVNQLQNVHAEGYSSNMTIGLEQMAHITNTVMDRIHAPMSASPSTKVYQDDEGRYIWADAAAVKGTVNNYNNLAGFGYNLYDVIFGGDIKRSKDGGFGVFAGTGSTSMTESQQVTQNFNTTNFYAGLYGALNFAEQVKLSGALGYMYGSTNANRSAPNVGDLVGGNATSSFKSNGVYAAAKLAKAYQAQNFTVSPFLGASYSQLWMGGASEQGGNTFNYGINSATAYTAVTFAGADFIYPLLKGTNDPLSLIGFYKFGYDWYANSASAHTVTATTSFNGNTQSFAQVGANMGPVSNMVGLGIQGGITKEISARIGVVASYNTYGHEYGGGAELRFKF
- the arsH gene encoding arsenical resistance protein ArsH, translated to MTDLPNIDKALFQNPYLEQLQAGAPLNHPPKILLLYGSLRERSFSRLLAEEAERILKAMGCETKFFNPHGLPQVDDAPETHPKVVELRGLVEWSEGMIWSSPERHGAMTGLMKSQIDWIPLSVGAVRPSQGKTLALLQVSGGSQSFNALNQMRILGRWMRMITIPNQSSVPKAFLEFEDNNRMKPSANYDRVVDVMEELVKFTLLTRSVSTYLTDRYSERKESAEELSKRVNQRAI
- a CDS encoding arsenate reductase ArsC; translated protein: MKQYNILFLCTHNSARSVLGEALASTHQSGLFVGYSAGSTPGTSVNPFAAELTKEMGYDQSKLRSKSWDEYGLPDAPKMDFIVTVCDNAAGEVCPVWPGNPATAHWGFPDPSQVQGTDEDKKRAFKDVMIGLKKRIELLASMPLEKLDSMSLKEIHTKA